In one Halorubrum sp. CBA1229 genomic region, the following are encoded:
- a CDS encoding AAA family ATPase, whose amino-acid sequence MSVRLPVANAPESVGDRRVGLSASVLSDLGVDPGETVSVRGGRTTVAVAARVDGDPGGACLPEPIRRNADAELGDSVTVEPADAVPASAVTLRLDESMDLARAAAALRRRLDGTAVSVDDAVEATLLGGALTLTFVVEDVAPSSPGIVGEGTEIDVTTDEGTGAVVSEPDLPDGDSVVPAATFRELREAAATRLDGRESFAAAGRPTTLGLLLRGPRGAGKTTLVEAVAAAVDATLVTASAARLRGESAGDRERRLDRVVEAASDADRAVVLLDDLEVLGDDGAAATLGDRLRETLDELRAADGTVVVGVTTDAERVPEALRRGGRFDREVELAPLSVEDREAALESVARDVPLAMDVDFAETATRINGFVLADIAVLVDAALERAVRREGRTAVRQADLDRAMESIDPGGLRDVAVEFPSVSWDEVGGLEAAKREIVRAVYWPLEYADRFERAGIEPPSGVLLYGPPGTGKTLLARAAASLSDANFISVNGPELLNRYVGASERAVRDLFATARENAPAVVFFDEVDAISPKRSGDDTGAGERVVSQLLTELDGLEPLTDVVVVAATNRPDSIDEALLRPGRIEKAVETPLPDEAARREILAIHTRNTPTTAAVDLDALAARTAGYSGGDIAALVREAAMLAIEETIVDEGGGADGPSEAIAVGVDHFERALAETAPSVKERGERPPTPQD is encoded by the coding sequence CGATCCGCCGGAATGCGGACGCCGAGCTCGGCGACTCGGTGACGGTCGAGCCCGCCGACGCCGTCCCGGCGTCGGCCGTCACCCTGCGGCTCGACGAGTCGATGGACCTCGCCCGCGCGGCGGCCGCCCTGCGGCGGCGCCTCGACGGGACCGCCGTCTCCGTCGACGACGCGGTGGAGGCGACCCTGCTCGGCGGCGCGCTGACGCTCACGTTCGTCGTCGAGGACGTGGCGCCGTCCTCGCCCGGGATCGTCGGGGAGGGGACCGAGATCGACGTCACGACCGACGAGGGGACCGGGGCGGTGGTGAGCGAGCCTGACCTCCCCGACGGCGACAGCGTCGTGCCCGCGGCGACGTTCCGCGAGCTCCGCGAGGCGGCCGCGACCCGGCTCGACGGCCGGGAGTCGTTCGCGGCGGCCGGCCGGCCGACGACGCTCGGGCTCCTCCTTCGGGGGCCGCGCGGGGCCGGCAAGACGACGCTCGTCGAGGCCGTCGCGGCCGCGGTCGACGCGACCCTCGTCACGGCCTCGGCCGCGCGGCTGCGCGGCGAGAGCGCCGGCGACCGCGAGCGGCGGCTCGACCGCGTCGTCGAGGCCGCGAGCGACGCCGACCGGGCGGTGGTCCTGCTCGACGACCTCGAGGTGCTCGGCGACGACGGCGCCGCCGCGACGCTCGGCGACCGGCTCCGCGAGACGCTCGACGAGCTGCGGGCCGCGGACGGGACCGTCGTCGTCGGGGTGACGACGGACGCCGAGCGCGTCCCCGAGGCGCTGCGGCGCGGCGGGCGGTTCGATCGCGAAGTCGAGCTCGCACCGCTGAGCGTTGAGGACCGGGAGGCGGCGTTAGAGAGCGTCGCGCGCGACGTCCCGCTCGCGATGGACGTCGACTTCGCGGAGACGGCGACCCGGATAAACGGATTCGTCCTCGCCGACATCGCCGTGCTCGTCGACGCCGCGTTGGAGCGGGCGGTGCGCCGCGAGGGCCGGACCGCGGTCCGGCAGGCCGACCTCGACCGAGCGATGGAGTCGATCGACCCCGGCGGGCTCCGGGACGTCGCCGTCGAGTTCCCGTCCGTCTCGTGGGACGAGGTCGGCGGGCTGGAGGCGGCGAAACGCGAGATCGTGCGGGCGGTGTACTGGCCCTTAGAGTACGCCGACCGCTTCGAGCGCGCCGGCATCGAGCCGCCCTCGGGCGTGCTGCTGTACGGTCCGCCCGGCACCGGGAAGACCCTGCTCGCGCGGGCCGCCGCCAGCCTCAGCGACGCGAACTTCATCTCGGTGAACGGTCCGGAGCTGTTGAACCGGTACGTCGGCGCGAGCGAGCGGGCGGTGCGGGACCTGTTCGCGACGGCGCGAGAGAACGCCCCCGCGGTCGTCTTCTTCGACGAGGTCGACGCCATCTCCCCGAAGCGGAGCGGCGACGACACGGGCGCCGGCGAGCGCGTCGTCTCCCAGCTGCTGACGGAGCTCGACGGGCTCGAACCCCTGACCGACGTGGTCGTCGTCGCGGCGACCAACCGCCCCGACTCGATCGACGAGGCGCTGTTGCGCCCGGGTCGGATCGAGAAGGCCGTCGAGACGCCGCTGCCGGACGAGGCGGCCCGGCGGGAGATCCTCGCGATCCACACGCGGAACACGCCGACGACCGCGGCGGTCGACCTCGACGCGTTGGCGGCGCGGACCGCGGGCTACAGCGGCGGCGACATCGCCGCCCTGGTGCGCGAGGCCGCGATGCTCGCCATCGAGGAGACGATCGTCGACGAGGGCGGCGGCGCCGACGGGCCGAGCGAGGCGATCGCGGTCGGCGTCGACCACTTCGAGCGCGCGCTCGCCGAGACCGCGCCCTCGGTGAAAGAGCGCGGGGAACGGCCACCCACGCCACAGGACTGA
- a CDS encoding bacteriorhodopsin, with product MLIGTFYFIVKGWGVTDKEAREYYAITILVPGIASAAYLSMFFGIGLTEVEVAGEVLDIYYARYADWLFTTPLLLLDLALLAKVDRVSIGTLIGVDALMIVTGLIGALSHTPLARYSWWLFSTICMIVVLYFLATSLRSAAKERGPEVASTFNTLTALVLVLWTAYPILWIVGTEGAGVVGLGVETLLFMVLDVTAKVGFGFILLRSRAIIGDTEAPEPSAGEASAAD from the coding sequence ATGCTCATCGGGACCTTCTACTTCATCGTGAAAGGTTGGGGGGTCACGGACAAGGAGGCCCGTGAGTACTACGCGATCACGATCCTCGTGCCGGGCATCGCGTCGGCCGCGTACCTGTCGATGTTCTTCGGCATCGGCCTGACCGAAGTCGAAGTCGCGGGCGAAGTGCTCGACATCTACTACGCCCGGTACGCCGACTGGCTGTTCACCACGCCGCTGCTCCTGCTCGACCTCGCGCTGCTCGCGAAGGTCGACCGGGTCAGCATCGGCACGCTGATCGGCGTCGACGCGCTGATGATCGTCACCGGCCTCATCGGCGCGCTCTCGCACACGCCGCTCGCGCGGTACTCCTGGTGGCTGTTCAGCACGATCTGCATGATCGTCGTGCTGTACTTCCTCGCCACGAGCCTCCGTAGCGCGGCCAAGGAGCGCGGCCCCGAGGTCGCGAGCACGTTCAACACGCTGACCGCGCTGGTGCTGGTCCTCTGGACCGCCTACCCGATCCTGTGGATTGTCGGTACCGAGGGCGCCGGCGTCGTCGGCCTCGGCGTCGAGACCCTCCTGTTCATGGTGCTCGACGTGACCGCGAAGGTCGGGTTCGGGTTCATCCTCCTGCGCAGCCGCGCCATCATCGGTGACACCGAGGCACCGGAGCCGTCGGCCGGCGAGGCGTCGGCCGCCGACTGA
- a CDS encoding class I SAM-dependent methyltransferase, with the protein MKGQDWYQADEVAEEYEDVRFSGGGELIDRREKEAVLSALGPMEEGHRVLEVACGTGRFTTMLADQGADIVGLDISREMLEQGREKAAEAGLSDTVEFVRGDASRLPFPDDHFDTVVAMRFFHLMDDPVPFARELRRVSADQVFFDTFNSRSLRTLYTWLLPMGSRLYSERQVVDMLRAADLTLAGEEHDFVLPYGFYRELPGPVANPFRVLDELVGNTVPGDYVASVSYWDARVADD; encoded by the coding sequence GTGAAGGGACAGGACTGGTACCAGGCCGACGAGGTCGCGGAAGAGTACGAGGACGTCCGGTTCTCGGGCGGCGGGGAGCTCATCGATCGGCGCGAGAAGGAGGCGGTCCTCTCGGCGCTCGGACCGATGGAGGAGGGCCACCGCGTGCTGGAGGTCGCCTGCGGCACCGGCCGGTTCACGACCATGCTGGCGGATCAGGGCGCCGATATCGTCGGGCTCGACATCTCTCGGGAGATGCTCGAACAGGGCCGCGAGAAGGCGGCCGAGGCGGGGCTGTCCGACACCGTCGAGTTCGTGCGCGGCGACGCCTCCCGGCTCCCGTTCCCGGACGACCACTTCGACACGGTGGTCGCGATGCGCTTTTTCCACCTGATGGACGACCCGGTGCCGTTCGCCCGCGAGCTGCGCCGCGTCAGCGCCGACCAGGTGTTCTTCGACACGTTCAACAGCCGCAGCCTCCGGACGCTGTACACCTGGCTGCTCCCGATGGGGTCCCGACTTTACTCCGAGCGGCAGGTCGTCGACATGCTCCGCGCGGCGGACCTCACGCTCGCCGGCGAGGAGCACGACTTCGTGCTGCCGTACGGCTTCTACCGCGAGCTCCCCGGCCCCGTTGCGAACCCCTTCCGCGTCCTCGACGAGCTCGTCGGGAACACGGTCCCGGGCGACTACGTGGCCTCCGTCTCCTACTGGGACGCCCGCGTCGCCGACGACTGA
- a CDS encoding PPOX class F420-dependent oxidoreductase has protein sequence MIPESHVDVFERESFAHLATVTPDGTPHVTPVWVDHEDREYVLVNTARGRRKERNIRRNPKVGVSVLDPDDPYRYVSVRGEAELTEEGANEHIDELARRYFDVDEYPHHGEESGPRVIVRISTETVSTSG, from the coding sequence GTGATCCCCGAGTCCCACGTCGACGTCTTCGAGCGCGAATCGTTCGCTCACCTCGCGACCGTGACGCCCGACGGTACCCCGCACGTCACGCCGGTGTGGGTCGACCACGAGGACCGCGAGTACGTCCTCGTTAACACGGCTCGCGGGCGGCGAAAGGAGCGGAACATTCGGCGGAATCCGAAGGTCGGCGTCAGCGTGCTCGACCCGGACGACCCCTACCGCTACGTCTCGGTCCGCGGCGAGGCGGAACTGACCGAGGAGGGCGCGAACGAACACATCGACGAGCTCGCGCGGCGGTACTTCGACGTCGACGAGTACCCGCACCACGGCGAGGAGTCCGGGCCGCGGGTCATCGTCAGGATCTCGACCGAGACGGTTTCGACGAGCGGGTAG
- a CDS encoding winged helix-turn-helix transcriptional regulator has protein sequence MSTSPAETADQDRLSESEYRDRLRELPPSAKLVAKVLEGDSPLSQGGLADESLLPDRTVRYALNRLEEEGLVDSRYSFKDARKQVYYLTI, from the coding sequence ATGAGTACCAGTCCAGCGGAGACCGCCGACCAGGACCGCCTCTCAGAGAGCGAGTACCGCGATCGCTTACGCGAACTTCCCCCCAGCGCCAAGCTCGTCGCGAAGGTACTGGAGGGCGACTCGCCCCTCTCGCAGGGCGGGCTCGCCGATGAGTCGCTCCTGCCCGACCGGACCGTCCGCTACGCGCTCAACCGCTTAGAGGAGGAGGGGCTCGTCGACTCCCGCTACAGCTTCAAGGACGCGCGCAAGCAGGTGTACTACCTGACTATTTAA
- a CDS encoding glycosyltransferase, whose translation MELSVVVPTLNGRDRLAACLDALAAHAPEAEVVVANGPSADGTTGMVRDRDDVDVLVEISDRTVNVARNAGIEVATGDAVALVDYDNRIGEGWLDAVRAGLADADAVTGPVTPIEPSRGTEAAPDGSAAVNSDADESDDADADDTSAGPERRTIRGRDVTYFAGGNVAFRRETLRDLDGFDEYLRTGGARDAAHRLARMDREVAWRDDLAVTKELPSPTAADGGRSAREWGWKYRALAYRLLKNYGVRPELVARIGSHAATDAVGAAADVVRGESTPSRWAATGRDVLVGLAGGGSDGLVARGRDRSPARNPNGLSERADRAVAKYDRREREE comes from the coding sequence ATGGAGCTCTCGGTCGTCGTGCCGACCCTCAACGGGCGAGACCGACTGGCCGCCTGCCTCGACGCGCTGGCGGCGCACGCCCCCGAGGCGGAGGTGGTCGTCGCCAACGGCCCCTCCGCGGACGGGACGACCGGGATGGTTCGCGACCGCGACGACGTCGACGTGCTCGTGGAGATCTCCGACCGCACGGTCAACGTCGCCCGCAACGCCGGCATCGAGGTCGCGACCGGCGACGCGGTCGCGCTGGTCGACTACGACAACCGGATCGGCGAGGGCTGGCTCGACGCCGTCCGGGCCGGGCTCGCCGACGCCGACGCGGTGACGGGCCCGGTGACGCCGATCGAGCCGTCCCGCGGGACGGAGGCGGCCCCGGACGGGTCGGCCGCGGTGAACTCCGACGCCGACGAGAGCGACGACGCCGACGCGGACGACACCTCGGCGGGCCCCGAACGCCGGACGATCAGGGGCCGCGACGTGACCTACTTCGCGGGCGGAAACGTCGCTTTCCGGCGGGAGACGCTCCGGGACCTCGACGGCTTCGACGAGTACCTCCGGACCGGCGGCGCGCGCGACGCGGCCCACCGGCTCGCGCGGATGGACCGCGAGGTCGCGTGGCGCGACGACCTCGCGGTGACCAAGGAACTGCCGAGCCCGACCGCCGCCGACGGCGGACGCAGCGCCCGCGAGTGGGGCTGGAAGTACCGGGCGCTCGCGTACCGCCTTTTAAAAAACTACGGCGTCCGGCCGGAGCTGGTGGCGCGGATCGGCTCGCACGCCGCGACGGACGCGGTCGGGGCGGCCGCCGACGTGGTCCGCGGCGAGTCGACGCCCTCGCGGTGGGCCGCGACCGGTCGCGACGTGCTCGTCGGCCTCGCCGGCGGGGGGTCGGACGGGCTCGTCGCCCGCGGCCGCGACCGGAGCCCGGCGCGGAACCCGAACGGGCTCTCGGAGCGCGCCGACCGCGCCGTCGCGAAGTACGACCGACGCGAGCGGGAGGAGTGA
- the hisF gene encoding imidazole glycerol phosphate synthase subunit HisF has translation MGLTKRIIPCIDVDLDDDGDAAVYTGVNFENLEYTGDPVELAKKYNAAGADEFVFLDITASAEGRETMLDVVNAVADECFIPLTVGGGIRTKADIKETLRAGADKVSITTGALERPELIEEGAAAFGSQCIVISVDARRRHDDAGEHFYEDDDGKTVWFECTKKGGREGTGIDAVSWAKEAEERGAGELFVNSIDMDGTKDGYDIPLMKAVCDAVSTPVIASSGCGSPEDMYEVFTEANADAGLAASIFHFGDYSIEETKKYLDERGVPVRL, from the coding sequence ATGGGACTCACGAAGCGGATCATCCCCTGTATCGACGTCGACCTCGACGACGACGGGGACGCGGCGGTGTACACGGGCGTCAACTTCGAGAACCTGGAGTACACCGGCGACCCGGTCGAGCTGGCGAAAAAGTACAACGCCGCGGGCGCCGACGAGTTCGTCTTCCTCGACATCACCGCGAGCGCGGAGGGACGCGAGACGATGCTCGACGTGGTGAACGCGGTCGCCGACGAGTGTTTCATCCCGCTCACCGTCGGCGGCGGCATCCGCACGAAGGCGGACATCAAGGAGACGCTCCGCGCGGGGGCGGACAAGGTGTCGATCACGACCGGCGCCCTGGAGCGTCCCGAGCTCATCGAGGAGGGCGCCGCGGCGTTCGGCAGCCAGTGTATCGTCATCTCCGTCGACGCGCGCCGGCGGCACGACGACGCGGGCGAGCACTTCTACGAGGACGACGACGGCAAGACGGTGTGGTTCGAGTGCACCAAGAAGGGCGGCCGCGAGGGCACCGGCATCGACGCCGTCTCGTGGGCGAAGGAGGCCGAGGAGCGCGGCGCCGGCGAGCTGTTCGTCAACTCCATCGACATGGACGGGACGAAGGACGGCTACGACATCCCGCTGATGAAAGCGGTGTGCGACGCCGTCTCGACCCCCGTCATCGCCTCCTCCGGCTGCGGGAGCCCCGAGGACATGTACGAGGTGTTCACCGAGGCGAACGCCGACGCGGGGCTCGCCGCCTCCATCTTCCACTTCGGCGACTACTCCATCGAGGAGACGAAGAAGTACCTCGACGAGCGCGGCGTTCCCGTCCGATTGTAG
- a CDS encoding bile acid:sodium symporter, producing the protein MTRALVARFSNLLLVLGAVAVGVLVPGPSPYLDPLITPLVVFLVFTSLRGARFAAIDYSSYAAVVALSLCLSYVVLPLGGIRLVEFAFADAAGTGAVLGFAIALSVPTTAGSAIIWTRLARGDVQLATVSSIASLLLAPAATPLVLTRLVGSRIAVPTASILTDLAVIVGGGALLTAAVPTDALSTDAVERGSTLAILLLIYTAVAGAGVVGIDAATLLAVVGVAGCLFGVGAALSACCQRAFGIERDRAFALFFTTNLKNLGIALLVSLPFADPLVTVSIIVYYVVQQTGGAALADAT; encoded by the coding sequence ATGACACGGGCCCTCGTCGCGCGGTTCTCGAACCTGCTCCTCGTGCTCGGGGCCGTCGCCGTCGGCGTTCTCGTTCCGGGGCCGTCGCCGTATCTCGATCCGCTGATCACGCCGCTCGTCGTGTTCCTCGTGTTCACGTCGCTCCGAGGGGCCCGGTTCGCGGCGATCGACTACTCGTCGTACGCCGCGGTGGTCGCCCTCTCGCTCTGTCTCTCGTACGTCGTGTTGCCGCTCGGGGGGATACGCCTCGTCGAGTTCGCGTTCGCGGACGCGGCCGGAACCGGGGCCGTCCTCGGGTTCGCGATCGCGCTCTCGGTGCCGACGACCGCGGGAAGCGCGATAATCTGGACGCGGCTCGCGCGCGGCGACGTGCAACTGGCGACGGTCAGTTCGATCGCGTCGCTGCTCCTCGCGCCCGCGGCGACGCCCCTCGTGCTCACGCGGCTCGTCGGCTCGCGGATCGCCGTCCCCACCGCGTCGATCCTCACGGATCTGGCCGTGATCGTGGGCGGCGGAGCCCTGCTCACGGCCGCCGTTCCGACCGACGCGCTGTCGACCGACGCGGTCGAACGGGGGTCGACGCTCGCGATACTCCTCCTGATCTACACGGCCGTCGCCGGCGCGGGCGTCGTCGGGATCGACGCCGCGACGCTGCTCGCCGTCGTCGGCGTCGCGGGCTGCCTCTTCGGCGTCGGCGCGGCGCTCAGCGCGTGCTGTCAGCGCGCGTTCGGAATCGAACGAGACCGGGCGTTCGCCCTGTTTTTCACCACGAATCTGAAAAATCTCGGAATCGCGCTGCTCGTCTCGCTCCCGTTCGCCGACCCGCTGGTCACCGTCTCGATAATCGTCTACTACGTCGTCCAGCAGACCGGGGGCGCCGCGCTCGCGGACGCGACGTGA
- a CDS encoding glycoside hydrolase family 15 protein, whose amino-acid sequence MQLRDALDDYKRNTGHATRFPGERRTVTGRFSGGEGRLVHVDEDGELRDFGYPLTGRTGLVRSRLGLAVGGDVTWLDEVDTAQRYVGDTTVIETVHEADAATVTRHDVTLGDAHLTRATVDVGEDGHANVDPEALSLVVYARFAPDGRDDRVGQLRYDDAVEVYHADEHDFLASDTGFSDLRGQLPATFPELLEETPTDLPRDRDGDRYEEERLSGEVIADVPFEDGVAAVASLLTDRAETTREAARARLDELFADLDSVDALAAAAGETTPSVPESAPARESVIADLRVLSLLSAESGLRIAGPDFDPFYATSGGYGYTWFRDDAEISAFLLGADDRLGLGLGDWHARSAEMYVATQRSDGSWPHRVWPRNGALAPGWANARIEDGPDVDYQADQTGSVIAYLAQAREAGVDVADLDATLVAALAGLDETLEDDGRPVVCQNAWEDSAGRFAHTAATFLEAYSELALHGDGLDAGDLNAADLDAAALPDDLAGHASDQATRVYEALDDLWVPERGCYALRETPEGAIDDRLDSSTLSLASAHRSFDALGESGADGEGDDGAVDAERLDRLVSHVETVVDGLAHESDEIAGLIRYEGDAWRQAGQLSEKVWTVSTAWGANACAELAALLAAHDDPRADRLAERARELLAHVSPGGTLCESTSYLPEQFFDDGTPDSATPLGWPHAIRLATVALLHDRDLPTPDPVAVDD is encoded by the coding sequence ATGCAACTCCGCGACGCGCTCGACGACTACAAGCGCAACACCGGACACGCCACCCGGTTCCCCGGTGAGCGCCGGACCGTTACCGGGCGGTTCTCCGGCGGCGAGGGGCGGTTAGTCCACGTCGACGAGGACGGCGAGCTCCGCGACTTCGGCTACCCGCTGACCGGCCGGACCGGGCTGGTCCGATCGCGGCTCGGACTCGCCGTCGGCGGCGACGTCACCTGGCTCGACGAGGTCGACACCGCCCAGCGGTACGTCGGCGACACGACGGTGATCGAGACGGTCCACGAGGCGGACGCCGCGACCGTGACCCGCCACGACGTCACGCTCGGCGACGCGCACCTCACCCGCGCGACGGTCGACGTTGGGGAGGACGGGCACGCGAACGTCGACCCCGAGGCGCTCTCGCTCGTCGTCTACGCCCGGTTCGCGCCCGACGGCCGCGACGACCGCGTCGGCCAGCTCCGGTACGACGACGCGGTCGAAGTGTACCACGCCGACGAGCACGACTTCCTCGCGAGCGACACCGGGTTCTCGGACCTGCGCGGCCAGCTCCCGGCGACGTTCCCGGAGCTCCTCGAGGAGACGCCGACGGACCTCCCCCGCGACCGCGACGGCGACCGCTACGAGGAGGAGCGGCTCTCCGGCGAGGTCATCGCCGACGTCCCCTTCGAGGACGGCGTCGCCGCGGTCGCCTCGCTCCTGACCGACCGCGCCGAGACGACGCGCGAGGCGGCCCGCGCCCGGCTCGACGAGCTGTTCGCCGATCTCGATTCCGTGGACGCGCTCGCCGCGGCCGCCGGCGAGACGACGCCCTCGGTCCCCGAGTCGGCGCCGGCCCGCGAGTCGGTGATCGCCGACCTCCGCGTGCTCTCCCTGCTCTCGGCCGAGTCCGGGCTCCGGATCGCCGGCCCCGACTTCGACCCCTTCTACGCGACCTCCGGCGGCTACGGCTACACCTGGTTCCGCGACGACGCGGAGATATCGGCGTTCCTGCTCGGCGCCGACGACCGGCTCGGGCTCGGGCTCGGCGACTGGCACGCCCGCTCGGCCGAGATGTACGTCGCCACCCAGCGCTCGGACGGCTCGTGGCCCCACCGCGTGTGGCCGCGGAACGGCGCGCTCGCGCCCGGCTGGGCGAACGCCCGCATCGAGGACGGCCCCGACGTGGACTACCAGGCCGACCAGACCGGCAGCGTCATCGCCTACCTCGCGCAGGCGCGTGAGGCCGGCGTGGACGTCGCCGACCTCGACGCGACTCTCGTCGCCGCGCTCGCCGGGCTCGACGAGACGCTGGAGGACGACGGCCGCCCCGTCGTCTGTCAGAACGCGTGGGAGGACAGCGCCGGGCGGTTCGCCCACACCGCGGCGACGTTCCTGGAGGCGTACAGCGAGCTCGCGCTCCACGGCGACGGGCTCGACGCCGGCGACCTCAACGCCGCCGACCTCGACGCCGCCGCCCTCCCGGACGACCTCGCCGGCCACGCCAGCGATCAGGCGACCCGCGTATACGAGGCGCTCGACGACCTCTGGGTGCCCGAACGCGGCTGTTACGCCCTCCGAGAGACGCCCGAGGGGGCGATCGACGACCGGCTCGACTCCTCGACGCTGTCGCTGGCGAGCGCGCACCGGTCGTTCGACGCCCTCGGCGAGAGCGGCGCTGACGGCGAGGGTGACGACGGAGCCGTCGACGCGGAGCGGCTCGACCGGCTCGTCTCGCACGTGGAGACGGTCGTCGACGGGCTCGCCCACGAGAGCGACGAGATCGCGGGGCTGATCCGCTACGAGGGCGACGCGTGGCGGCAGGCCGGCCAGCTCTCGGAGAAGGTGTGGACCGTCTCGACGGCGTGGGGCGCGAACGCCTGCGCCGAGCTCGCGGCCCTGCTCGCGGCTCACGACGACCCGCGGGCCGACCGGCTGGCGGAGCGCGCCCGCGAGCTCCTCGCGCACGTCTCGCCCGGCGGAACGCTGTGCGAGTCGACGAGCTACCTCCCCGAGCAGTTCTTCGACGACGGGACGCCCGACAGCGCCACCCCGCTCGGCTGGCCGCACGCCATCCGACTGGCGACGGTCGCGCTGTTACACGACCGCGACCTGCCGACGCCCGATCCCGTCGCGGTCGACGACTGA